A genomic stretch from Streptomyces venezuelae ATCC 10712 includes:
- the nirD gene encoding nitrite reductase small subunit NirD, whose translation MTTLELSLSPESPESPGSWLAVCEEARLTPGRGVAALLPDGRQAAVFRDRAGRTYAIDNRDPFTGAQVLSRGLVGSADGRPFVASPLLKQRFDLETGRCLDDDEVAVTVFPVRVA comes from the coding sequence ATGACGACCCTCGAACTGTCCCTGTCCCCCGAGTCACCCGAGTCTCCCGGTTCCTGGCTGGCCGTCTGCGAGGAGGCCCGGCTGACCCCGGGCCGGGGCGTGGCGGCGCTGCTGCCGGACGGCCGGCAGGCGGCGGTCTTCCGCGACCGTGCGGGCCGGACGTACGCGATCGACAACCGCGATCCGTTCACCGGGGCGCAGGTGCTCTCGCGCGGGCTCGTCGGTTCGGCGGACGGGCGGCCGTTCGTGGCCTCGCCGCTCCTGAAGCAGCGCTTCGACCTGGAGACGGGCCGCTGCCTGGACGACGACGAGGTCGCGGTGACGGTGTTCCCGGTGCGCGTGGCGTAA
- a CDS encoding MFS transporter, translating to MTLIFTLASLAVPLPRIGAEFHLDRAQLILLSAAYGLTFAGLLLLGGRLADRFGGRRTLTTGLLVFGAASALAPLAPGYEALLAARFGQGTGAALVAPAAMAVLRSLFPEPASYGRAMATWGGLSVLGATAGNLLSGVIAAATSWRGTFAVPVAVTLAALLLAPRALPVTPPGPGRALDLPGALLATAGITLASYGLVLTDAHPWGSAAVLVPLLTGLVLLAAFAAVERRTADPLLPPDFLRDGRRVRGLAAIGLTAAGTATVFILLSLSFQQQRGWTELRTSAAFVPFAAALLGAGRLAGPLIGRFGAGRVTAAGLTTAAAGLGLLAATGFDTSAPYAYGLLPGMVLLPAGGALSFAAAAVLATDGVPAHRAGLAGGVLNTAMELGPTVVFATLLTLGGDAVSLAAAAALFAALAVTTIRLK from the coding sequence ATGACGCTCATCTTCACGCTCGCCTCCCTCGCCGTACCCCTCCCCCGCATCGGCGCCGAGTTCCACCTCGACCGGGCCCAGCTGATCCTGCTCAGCGCCGCGTACGGCCTGACCTTCGCCGGGCTGCTCCTGCTCGGCGGGCGGCTCGCCGACCGCTTCGGCGGCCGGCGGACGCTCACCACCGGCCTGCTCGTCTTCGGCGCCGCCTCCGCCCTCGCACCGCTCGCACCCGGCTACGAGGCGCTGCTCGCCGCCCGGTTCGGGCAGGGCACGGGCGCGGCGCTGGTCGCCCCGGCCGCGATGGCCGTGCTCCGGTCGCTGTTCCCCGAACCGGCCTCGTACGGCAGGGCGATGGCCACCTGGGGCGGCCTCTCGGTGCTCGGCGCGACGGCGGGGAACCTGCTCTCCGGCGTGATCGCGGCCGCCACGTCCTGGCGCGGCACCTTCGCGGTCCCGGTCGCGGTCACCCTCGCGGCCCTGCTCCTCGCACCCCGCGCGCTGCCCGTGACGCCGCCGGGCCCGGGCCGCGCCCTCGACCTCCCGGGCGCCCTGCTCGCCACCGCCGGAATCACCCTCGCCAGCTACGGGCTCGTCCTCACCGACGCCCACCCCTGGGGCTCCGCCGCGGTCCTGGTCCCCCTGCTCACCGGGCTCGTCCTGCTGGCCGCCTTCGCGGCCGTGGAGCGACGCACCGCCGACCCGCTGCTGCCCCCCGACTTCCTGCGCGACGGCCGCCGGGTCCGCGGCCTCGCCGCGATCGGGCTCACGGCGGCCGGCACGGCCACCGTCTTCATCCTGCTCTCTCTTTCCTTCCAGCAGCAGCGCGGCTGGACCGAACTCCGGACCTCCGCCGCCTTCGTGCCCTTCGCGGCCGCCCTGCTCGGCGCGGGACGGCTCGCGGGCCCGCTGATCGGCCGCTTCGGCGCCGGGCGCGTGACGGCCGCCGGGCTCACGACGGCGGCGGCCGGCCTCGGACTGCTCGCCGCGACCGGATTCGACACCTCGGCGCCGTACGCGTACGGGCTCCTCCCCGGCATGGTCCTGCTGCCGGCGGGCGGCGCGCTGTCCTTCGCGGCCGCCGCCGTCCTGGCCACCGACGGCGTCCCCGCGCACCGGGCGGGCCTCGCGGGCGGCGTCCTGAACACGGCGATGGAGCTCGGGCCGACCGTCGTCTTCGCCA
- a CDS encoding TetR/AcrR family transcriptional regulator: MARTKEFDPDAALQAALELFWARGYEATTMSDLVERLGIGRASIYATFGNKHELYLKAMDRYLETRDPRLVEELSAPGPALPAVRTLVRRFAAEASADEERLNGCFVTNSAAELGPHDTAVARRVELSWEQIETLLHAALVRARAGGELPADRDPRALARMLLVLLQGIRVVGKASSDPARVRDAAEQALGLLD; the protein is encoded by the coding sequence GTGGCCAGGACCAAGGAATTCGATCCCGACGCCGCGCTCCAGGCCGCCCTCGAGCTGTTCTGGGCGCGCGGCTACGAGGCGACGACGATGTCGGACCTCGTGGAGCGCCTCGGCATCGGCCGGGCCAGCATCTACGCGACCTTCGGGAACAAGCACGAGCTGTACCTGAAGGCGATGGACCGCTACCTGGAGACCCGGGACCCCCGGCTCGTCGAGGAGCTGTCCGCGCCGGGGCCGGCCCTGCCGGCCGTGCGCACGCTCGTCCGCCGCTTCGCCGCCGAGGCGTCGGCCGACGAGGAGCGGCTGAACGGCTGCTTCGTCACCAACTCGGCGGCGGAACTGGGGCCGCACGACACGGCGGTGGCCCGCCGGGTCGAGCTGAGCTGGGAGCAGATCGAGACGCTCCTGCACGCGGCGCTCGTCCGGGCGCGTGCCGGGGGCGAGCTCCCGGCCGACCGGGACCCGAGGGCCCTGGCGCGCATGCTCCTGGTCCTGCTCCAGGGCATCCGGGTGGTCGGCAAGGCGTCGAGCGACCCGGCGAGGGTCCGGGACGCGGCGGAGCAGGCACTGGGCCTGCTGGACTGA
- the nirB gene encoding nitrite reductase large subunit NirB gives MTTPTIVLVGHGMVGQRFLESLADRGVTERARIVVLCEEPRPAYDRVQLTSYFSGKTPDDLSMVEAGFMEKHGIELYVGDAAESVDREARTVTARSGRVFAYDTLVLATGSYPFVPPVPGKDARGCFVYRTIEDLLAIEEYAKTATTGAVVGGGLLGLEAAGALKGLGLDTHVVEFAPRLMPVQVDEGGGAALLRTIERMGLTVHTGTGTQEVVTADGVVTGMKLSDGSELATDMVVFSAGVRPRDQLARDCGLTVGERGGIAVDERCRTSDPAVFAIGECALAVDGRVYGLVAPGYEMAQTAAAAIAGGAADDGFTGADMSTKLKLLGVDVASFGDAHGAAEGCLDVVYSDSRSGVYKKLVVSGEGVLLGGVLVGDAEQYGLLRPLTGTVPPVSPEQLVLPAGAGAPVALGPSALPDDAVICSCHNVTKHAIGQCESLAEVKKCTKAGTGCGSCVKVIEKLLPAPTDKGLCRCFSYNRSELYEIARTLRITSFAALLDSHGREEARGGEGCEVCKPTVGSILASLAPTIGLGGYILDGEQASLQDTNDHFLANLQRNGSYSVVPRIPGGEITPDKLIVIGEVARDFGLYTKITGGQRIDLFGARVDQLPAIWTRLVDAGFESGHAYGKALRTVKSCVGQTWCRYGVQDSVKMAIQLELRYRGLRAPHKLKSAVSGCARECAEAQSKDFGIIATANGWNLYVGGNGGATPRHADLLAQDLSDAELVRLIDRFLMFYIRTADRLERTSTWLERLEGGLDHLKDVVVHDSLGLCEELEALMAAHVADYQDEWAQTLDDPERLRRFVSFVNAPGAPDPSVRFVPERDQIKPDLTILTIGNLEGATSR, from the coding sequence ATGACCACCCCCACCATCGTCCTGGTCGGCCACGGAATGGTCGGCCAGCGCTTCCTGGAGTCGCTCGCCGACCGTGGGGTCACCGAGCGGGCCAGGATCGTGGTCCTCTGCGAGGAGCCGCGCCCGGCCTACGACCGCGTGCAGCTGACCTCGTACTTCTCGGGCAAGACCCCGGACGACCTGTCGATGGTCGAGGCGGGCTTCATGGAGAAGCACGGCATCGAGCTGTACGTGGGCGACGCGGCGGAGTCGGTGGACCGGGAGGCCCGCACGGTCACGGCCCGCTCGGGCCGGGTGTTCGCGTACGACACCCTGGTCCTGGCCACCGGCTCGTACCCGTTCGTGCCGCCCGTGCCCGGCAAGGACGCCCGGGGCTGTTTCGTCTACCGGACGATCGAGGACCTCCTCGCGATCGAGGAGTACGCGAAGACGGCGACGACCGGCGCGGTCGTCGGCGGCGGTCTGCTCGGCCTTGAGGCGGCGGGCGCGCTCAAGGGCCTCGGTCTCGACACCCACGTCGTGGAGTTCGCGCCGCGGCTGATGCCGGTGCAGGTCGACGAGGGCGGCGGCGCGGCGCTGCTGCGCACGATCGAACGGATGGGTCTGACCGTCCACACGGGAACGGGCACGCAGGAGGTCGTGACGGCGGACGGGGTCGTCACGGGCATGAAGCTGTCGGACGGCTCCGAACTGGCCACGGACATGGTCGTGTTCTCGGCGGGCGTACGGCCCCGGGACCAGCTGGCCCGCGACTGCGGCCTCACGGTCGGCGAGCGCGGCGGCATCGCGGTCGACGAGCGGTGCCGCACCTCGGACCCGGCGGTCTTCGCGATCGGCGAGTGCGCCCTGGCCGTCGACGGCCGGGTGTACGGCCTGGTCGCGCCGGGGTACGAGATGGCGCAGACGGCGGCCGCGGCGATCGCCGGCGGGGCGGCCGACGACGGCTTCACCGGCGCCGACATGTCGACGAAGCTGAAGCTGCTCGGCGTGGACGTGGCCTCCTTCGGCGACGCGCACGGCGCGGCGGAGGGCTGCCTCGACGTCGTGTACTCCGACTCCCGCTCGGGCGTCTACAAGAAGCTGGTGGTGAGCGGCGAAGGCGTCCTCCTCGGCGGCGTCCTGGTCGGCGACGCCGAGCAGTACGGCCTGCTGAGGCCGCTCACCGGCACCGTGCCGCCGGTCTCCCCCGAGCAGCTGGTGCTTCCGGCGGGGGCGGGCGCGCCGGTGGCGCTGGGGCCCTCGGCGCTGCCGGACGACGCGGTGATCTGCTCCTGCCACAACGTCACGAAGCACGCGATCGGCCAGTGCGAGTCGCTCGCCGAGGTGAAGAAGTGCACCAAGGCCGGCACGGGCTGCGGCAGTTGCGTGAAGGTGATCGAGAAGCTGCTGCCGGCGCCCACCGACAAGGGCCTGTGCCGCTGCTTCTCGTACAACCGGAGCGAGCTGTACGAGATCGCCCGCACCCTGCGGATCACCTCCTTCGCCGCGCTGCTCGACTCGCACGGACGGGAGGAGGCGCGGGGCGGTGAGGGCTGCGAGGTCTGCAAGCCGACCGTCGGCTCGATCCTGGCGTCCCTCGCCCCGACGATCGGCCTGGGCGGCTACATCCTGGACGGCGAGCAGGCCTCCCTCCAGGACACCAACGACCACTTCCTCGCCAACCTGCAGCGCAACGGCTCCTATTCGGTGGTGCCGCGCATCCCCGGCGGGGAGATCACCCCGGACAAGCTGATCGTGATCGGCGAGGTGGCGCGCGACTTCGGCCTCTACACGAAGATCACCGGCGGTCAGCGGATCGACCTCTTCGGCGCCCGGGTGGACCAGCTCCCGGCGATCTGGACCCGGCTGGTCGACGCGGGCTTCGAGTCGGGGCACGCGTACGGCAAGGCGCTGCGCACGGTCAAGTCCTGCGTCGGACAGACCTGGTGCCGGTACGGCGTGCAGGACTCGGTGAAGATGGCGATCCAGCTGGAGCTGCGCTACCGGGGCCTGCGCGCCCCGCACAAGCTGAAGTCGGCGGTCTCCGGCTGCGCCCGTGAGTGCGCGGAGGCGCAGTCGAAGGACTTCGGGATCATCGCGACGGCCAACGGCTGGAACCTGTACGTCGGCGGGAACGGCGGCGCGACCCCGCGCCACGCGGACCTGCTCGCCCAGGACCTGTCGGACGCCGAACTGGTGCGCCTGATCGACCGGTTCCTGATGTTCTACATCCGGACGGCGGACCGCCTGGAGCGGACGTCGACCTGGCTGGAGCGCCTTGAGGGCGGCCTCGACCACCTCAAGGACGTGGTGGTGCACGACTCGCTCGGGCTCTGCGAGGAGCTGGAGGCGCTGATGGCGGCGCACGTCGCCGACTACCAGGACGAGTGGGCGCAGACCCTGGACGACCCGGAGCGGCTGCGGCGCTTCGTCTCGTTCGTGAACGCGCCGGGGGCGCCGGACCCGTCGGTCCGGTTCGTGCCGGAGCGCGACCAGATCAAGCCGGACCTCACGATCCTCACGATCGGCAACCTGGAAGGGGCCACCTCCCGATGA